The Parvibaculaceae bacterium PLY_AMNH_Bact1 genome window below encodes:
- a CDS encoding DJ-1/PfpI family protein (Derived by automated computational analysis using gene prediction method: Protein Homology.), protein MHIVIFLYDGFTTLDAIGPFESLSRLPDAEVTFVAKEAGMVANDNGLIDIYAPKSIDEVDSADILLIPGGFADEAVRNDPHQMDWVRKIAKTTKINASVCTGSLILAAAGLLDGKKATTHWARYDVLEGYGATPVAERWVDHGDIITAAGVSAGIDMGLYLSAQLAGEDYAKALQLAIEYAPEPPFNSGSVATAAPEIVELVAATMDSGETTPRPLPERISRVPRAH, encoded by the coding sequence ATGCACATCGTGATTTTTCTCTATGACGGGTTCACAACGCTTGATGCGATTGGCCCGTTTGAGTCTCTCAGCCGCTTACCGGATGCAGAAGTTACCTTCGTTGCCAAAGAAGCTGGCATGGTCGCCAATGATAATGGCCTCATCGACATCTATGCGCCCAAGAGCATCGACGAAGTAGATAGTGCCGACATTCTTCTCATTCCCGGTGGTTTTGCCGATGAAGCCGTGCGCAACGACCCCCATCAAATGGACTGGGTTCGCAAAATCGCGAAAACAACCAAGATCAATGCTTCTGTTTGTACCGGCTCTCTCATTCTGGCTGCCGCTGGGCTACTCGATGGCAAGAAGGCAACGACCCATTGGGCCCGCTATGATGTGCTTGAAGGCTATGGGGCAACACCTGTTGCCGAGCGCTGGGTTGACCATGGCGACATTATCACCGCCGCCGGCGTCTCAGCAGGTATTGATATGGGGCTTTATCTTTCCGCACAACTCGCGGGCGAGGACTATGCCAAAGCTCTTCAGTTGGCGATTGAATACGCACCCGAACCACCGTTTAATTCCGGCAGCGTCGCGACGGCTGCTCCTGAAATTGTTGAACTTGTCGCGGCAACGATGGACAGCGGCGAAACCACACCACGCCCTCTTCCTGAACGGATTAGCCGGGTCCCCCGGGCCCACTAG
- a CDS encoding thioesterase family protein (Derived by automated computational analysis using gene prediction method: Protein Homology.), whose protein sequence is MIDTYRGYVNPWECDEMGHMNIQFYMGKTSDAAFHQQAFLGLGYKHQQTERTTYVALEHHIRFHKELFASDLVAVRSGVLSLNEKTMRIYQEVRNALTDTLSATLVVDVGHFDLNARKLVPWTDHMRSQAEKIMVDRPDAAQPRSQPDGSLDRDVSLQRAETKGMHETNRSAVNRWECDANDHMNSRFYLARFSECQGHMWAAAGLDRHSQKAKGLATATVEMRLAYFKELNAGQTLFVRTGLEAQDAKTLRYRHWMFDAETGEAAAASEGTALLISRETRKAVDLPHEIRDRLG, encoded by the coding sequence ATGATCGACACTTATCGCGGCTATGTGAACCCGTGGGAATGCGATGAGATGGGCCATATGAACATTCAGTTCTATATGGGGAAAACGTCAGATGCCGCCTTCCATCAACAAGCCTTTTTGGGTCTTGGATACAAGCACCAACAAACCGAGCGAACAACCTATGTCGCTCTGGAACACCACATCCGGTTTCACAAAGAACTGTTCGCGAGCGATCTGGTCGCGGTGCGCTCAGGTGTCCTTTCACTCAATGAAAAAACGATGCGGATCTATCAGGAAGTCCGCAATGCGCTCACTGATACACTCTCTGCGACCCTCGTCGTCGATGTAGGACATTTTGATTTGAATGCACGCAAGCTCGTTCCCTGGACCGACCATATGCGCAGCCAGGCTGAAAAAATCATGGTCGACCGGCCCGACGCAGCACAACCGCGCTCGCAGCCGGATGGGTCTCTGGATCGCGATGTGTCACTCCAGCGCGCAGAGACCAAGGGGATGCACGAAACAAACCGCTCTGCCGTTAATCGCTGGGAGTGTGATGCCAACGACCATATGAACTCCCGCTTCTATCTCGCGCGCTTTTCTGAGTGTCAGGGGCATATGTGGGCAGCGGCAGGGCTTGACCGCCATTCACAAAAAGCCAAAGGCCTTGCAACTGCCACGGTTGAGATGCGGCTTGCCTATTTTAAGGAACTCAATGCCGGACAGACGCTCTTTGTGCGCACCGGCCTGGAAGCCCAGGATGCCAAGACGCTGCGCTATCGGCACTGGATGTTTGACGCGGAGACGGGCGAGGCCGCAGCAGCGAGCGAAGGGACCGCCCTCCTTATTTCGCGGGAGACACGCAAGGCCGTCGATCTGCCACACGAAATTCGCGACAGACTCGGTTGA
- a CDS encoding hypothetical protein (Derived by automated computational analysis using gene prediction method: GeneMarkS-2+.): MLDTFAIKGRDAYLPAWRGLNRPQADCAYDSVVISGNGIGAAVLAACLNRAPEFAGRVVIAAPPVAESRRLINGVTLRARSIDYYAAALGIDRADVLREMYGEDWTQAITYRQQATLCDVNQDSYSFRRPTTWMTSEGVRKDRSTREPLAYGVRNSRLAGALIALAKRAGVNHIEEEVNDWQALRTLAPGDRPLIVNAKPKPLENAETIWEAPAPTEFVLASQITFTDNARPSKGVLESHDAFCAFIHRDGGLDMSVLYPFQDPLSPDARYYGIFYRVAKAGSFDKAHEYEALTDEIIGVGGELGLEPHDIDETMGQAAVPCSPWRGLKNRQKDTLDLSYIYNGGAPIITGDGMVRSAVAATAAAEALLCGRDPVPEMNKALNRYRFLNWSQCRMMTNFPATAAKLIGARPNWALAGPGLSRDWDMWAGAY, from the coding sequence ATGCTTGATACATTCGCCATCAAAGGGCGCGACGCCTATTTGCCTGCCTGGAGAGGGTTGAACCGGCCTCAGGCAGACTGCGCCTATGACAGCGTTGTCATCAGTGGCAATGGGATTGGCGCTGCGGTGCTTGCAGCCTGCCTCAACCGAGCACCTGAATTTGCAGGACGTGTGGTGATTGCTGCTCCCCCTGTTGCGGAAAGCAGGCGTCTCATCAACGGGGTGACGCTCAGAGCGCGCAGCATTGACTACTACGCCGCCGCCCTTGGGATCGATCGAGCTGATGTTCTGCGGGAAATGTATGGAGAGGATTGGACGCAGGCGATCACCTATCGCCAGCAGGCGACGTTGTGTGACGTCAATCAAGACAGTTACAGTTTTCGCCGTCCCACCACCTGGATGACAAGTGAGGGCGTGCGGAAGGATCGCTCGACGCGGGAACCCCTCGCCTATGGCGTGCGTAACTCGCGTCTTGCTGGAGCGCTGATCGCTCTCGCGAAGCGCGCGGGCGTCAACCATATCGAAGAAGAAGTAAATGACTGGCAGGCGTTGCGCACCCTTGCTCCAGGTGACCGACCTTTAATTGTCAACGCAAAGCCAAAGCCGCTTGAGAATGCGGAAACAATCTGGGAAGCACCTGCCCCCACAGAGTTCGTTCTCGCTTCGCAGATTACGTTTACCGACAATGCGCGCCCCTCGAAAGGGGTGCTTGAAAGCCATGATGCGTTCTGCGCCTTTATCCACCGGGACGGCGGACTTGATATGTCGGTTCTTTATCCGTTCCAGGACCCGCTCTCACCAGACGCTCGCTATTACGGGATCTTCTATCGTGTCGCCAAAGCAGGAAGCTTTGACAAAGCCCATGAATATGAAGCACTCACCGACGAAATCATCGGCGTTGGTGGGGAGCTTGGGCTGGAGCCTCATGACATTGACGAGACCATGGGGCAGGCCGCTGTTCCCTGCTCGCCCTGGCGTGGGCTTAAGAACCGGCAGAAAGACACGCTCGATCTTTCTTACATCTATAACGGCGGCGCGCCGATCATTACCGGCGACGGCATGGTCCGATCTGCTGTTGCTGCGACGGCGGCAGCTGAAGCTTTGCTATGTGGTCGAGACCCAGTGCCTGAAATGAACAAGGCTCTCAACCGGTATCGATTCCTCAATTGGAGCCAATGCCGGATGATGACCAATTTCCCAGCAACAGCTGCGAAACTTATCGGCGCACGACCGAATTGGGCTCTGGCTGGCCCTGGCCTGTCACGAGACTGGGACATGTGGGCTGGAGCCTATTGA
- a CDS encoding hypothetical protein (Derived by automated computational analysis using gene prediction method: GeneMarkS-2+.): protein MPTRHHSLLIGHGALIFILGLAAGVPFLWALDAVAAGGGAIEAEALRAWRMAHLEGTLNGMMMIAVAAAAKQLTLSEGRSSIITWGLIATGWGNILASFVSGMTGGRGLAFTGIDWNTLTFTLFSIAIVGVIAAFVVLALVAFSQSSD, encoded by the coding sequence ATGCCAACTCGACATCACAGTTTACTGATTGGACATGGAGCCCTTATCTTTATTTTGGGGCTCGCTGCGGGCGTCCCCTTTTTGTGGGCGCTGGATGCAGTTGCCGCAGGCGGTGGCGCAATTGAAGCTGAGGCACTACGCGCCTGGCGGATGGCACACCTTGAAGGCACCCTGAATGGCATGATGATGATCGCCGTGGCTGCCGCCGCAAAGCAGCTCACCTTGAGTGAGGGGCGTTCATCCATCATTACCTGGGGCCTCATTGCGACAGGTTGGGGTAATATCCTGGCGTCTTTTGTCTCTGGCATGACCGGTGGCCGCGGTCTCGCTTTCACAGGCATTGACTGGAACACACTCACTTTCACGCTCTTCTCCATTGCGATCGTTGGCGTCATTGCTGCATTTGTCGTTCTAGCCCTGGTAGCCTTCTCACAATCCAGCGACTAG
- a CDS encoding TetR family transcriptional regulator (Derived by automated computational analysis using gene prediction method: Protein Homology. GO_function: GO:0003677 - DNA binding [Evidence IEA]) has translation MAKTAANRALLGERGAPSKGAATRALIVETALRLFNEENASDVSTNQIAAEAGISPGNLYYYFRNKEEIIRALFPDIRDGIAEPLTYPKGEPISAERMANDYLSAIEVLWAYRFFFADLIGLGQRDPELGAMIQTLQDDTIMTMGNMYKDIMDQGDMVAVDKKTNELLALNSFLVWFSWVSFMDRASDPRGKREQRLADGALACLAIIDPYLKPTYRTAVHDALDALMNRRQKKRPRTGRH, from the coding sequence ATGGCAAAAACAGCGGCAAACAGAGCATTACTGGGAGAGCGGGGTGCTCCATCCAAGGGAGCGGCAACCCGAGCGCTGATTGTGGAGACGGCACTCCGTCTCTTTAATGAGGAGAATGCGAGCGACGTCAGCACCAATCAGATTGCCGCTGAAGCGGGCATTAGTCCTGGCAACCTCTATTACTATTTTCGCAACAAGGAGGAGATCATCCGTGCTCTCTTCCCAGACATTCGCGATGGCATAGCCGAACCGCTCACCTACCCAAAGGGAGAACCGATTTCAGCAGAGCGCATGGCCAACGACTATCTCAGCGCGATTGAGGTGCTCTGGGCTTACCGCTTCTTCTTTGCCGACCTCATCGGTCTGGGTCAGCGCGATCCGGAGTTGGGCGCCATGATCCAGACGCTGCAAGACGACACGATCATGACCATGGGCAACATGTACAAGGACATCATGGATCAGGGCGACATGGTGGCTGTCGACAAAAAGACGAATGAGCTTCTGGCGCTCAATTCGTTTCTCGTGTGGTTTAGCTGGGTATCCTTTATGGACCGCGCATCCGACCCACGTGGAAAGCGTGAGCAGCGATTGGCTGATGGGGCGCTTGCCTGTCTCGCAATCATTGACCCCTATCTGAAACCCACCTACCGCACGGCGGTGCATGACGCGCTGGACGCGCTCATGAACCGACGGCAGAAGAAACGCCCAAGAACGGGCAGGCATTAG
- a CDS encoding alpha/beta hydrolase (Derived by automated computational analysis using gene prediction method: Protein Homology.), producing MADTNPFDPALFGENAVSAETKAINDALIELLEKSDDNWDIGVAEARARRDRGEGPFPLVPKSDRAVTRTIPGKGGDVELRIIAPENPKGVYLHFHGGGWVFGSADGQDPMLERIADNCGLACVSVEYRLAPEHPYPAGPDDCETAAQWLIDNAKTEFGTDVLTVGGESAGAHLAAVTLLRMRDRHGYTDFAGANLVFGAFDLRWTPSARAFGDEPYLILRTHDLHKFDECFIPKGSDASAPDISPLFADLKGMPPALFSVGTADALLDDSLFMHARWAAAGNDAELAIYPGGAHGFVAFPGELAASAVKRMDAFLNQVTK from the coding sequence ATGGCGGACACGAATCCATTCGATCCAGCTTTGTTTGGCGAAAATGCTGTATCTGCGGAAACCAAAGCGATCAACGACGCGCTGATTGAGCTGTTGGAAAAATCCGACGACAATTGGGACATTGGGGTCGCCGAAGCCCGCGCCCGTCGCGACCGCGGCGAGGGCCCCTTCCCGCTGGTTCCCAAATCCGACCGCGCCGTCACACGCACCATCCCCGGCAAAGGCGGCGACGTGGAGTTGCGGATCATCGCTCCTGAAAATCCCAAGGGTGTCTACCTTCATTTTCACGGTGGGGGATGGGTATTTGGCTCCGCCGATGGCCAGGACCCGATGCTTGAGCGGATAGCAGACAATTGCGGGCTGGCTTGCGTCAGCGTTGAATACCGCCTTGCCCCTGAGCACCCATATCCTGCCGGACCTGATGATTGCGAAACAGCCGCCCAGTGGCTCATCGATAACGCCAAGACCGAGTTTGGGACGGACGTGCTGACCGTCGGTGGCGAGAGTGCCGGTGCTCATCTGGCAGCGGTCACACTACTGCGAATGCGCGACCGCCATGGGTATACGGACTTTGCTGGGGCCAATCTCGTATTCGGGGCATTTGATCTGCGCTGGACGCCAAGTGCTCGCGCCTTTGGTGATGAGCCCTATCTGATTTTGCGCACCCATGACCTGCATAAGTTTGATGAGTGTTTTATTCCCAAAGGTTCCGACGCCTCGGCCCCGGACATCTCGCCACTGTTTGCCGACCTTAAAGGTATGCCGCCTGCCCTCTTCAGTGTTGGAACAGCGGACGCGCTTCTGGACGATAGTCTGTTCATGCATGCCCGCTGGGCAGCGGCGGGGAATGACGCAGAGCTCGCCATCTATCCCGGCGGCGCCCATGGTTTTGTCGCGTTTCCTGGCGAACTCGCCGCCTCAGCAGTGAAACGTATGGATGCGTTTCTCAACCAGGTTACGAAATGA
- a CDS encoding acyl-CoA/acyl-ACP dehydrogenase (Derived by automated computational analysis using gene prediction method: Protein Homology.): MNAEEYLKTAAHFRREIVEPNAARWEAEKRQPVAALKQAADAGLMRLETPVEAGGFGLSFLTKLALCEDMSRADMPFIFALINTQNVAARLSATSNPRHLSEYVPRILSGDLFAATALSEPGAGSDFAGITTRATKVDGGWELTGEKGWITNAGIANLFVTYAQCKPSGDPEGGWRGVGSFLVDATKPGFSRVEPYALSGGHGIGAGGFKLDRYFVADEDVLAGPGEGFKSAMSGVNGARVYVAAMCAGLVADALEKAVSYGAVRTAFDKPLLQHQGLKWSLADVATELEAMRALTHWAGTLIHEERDAVTRAAQAKKFATERAVTLIEACIQAMGANGLREEHGLGRHLISAKIAGYTDGSIEMMNERIGAALQKEYAS, from the coding sequence ATGAACGCCGAAGAATATCTCAAAACAGCTGCCCACTTTCGGCGCGAGATTGTCGAACCCAATGCCGCTCGGTGGGAAGCAGAGAAACGACAACCAGTGGCTGCCCTGAAACAGGCAGCCGATGCAGGCCTCATGCGACTGGAGACCCCTGTTGAGGCCGGTGGCTTTGGTCTCTCTTTCCTGACGAAGCTCGCCCTTTGCGAAGACATGTCACGGGCAGACATGCCCTTCATCTTTGCGCTCATCAATACGCAGAATGTGGCGGCACGGCTTTCCGCCACCTCAAACCCACGGCATTTGTCCGAATATGTTCCCCGCATCTTGTCCGGTGATCTGTTTGCGGCCACGGCCCTGTCCGAGCCTGGGGCCGGAAGTGACTTTGCCGGCATTACAACTCGGGCCACCAAAGTGGATGGTGGTTGGGAGCTCACGGGTGAAAAAGGCTGGATCACCAATGCAGGAATTGCCAACCTGTTTGTAACCTACGCTCAATGCAAACCGTCAGGTGACCCAGAAGGTGGCTGGCGAGGTGTCGGCTCGTTTCTTGTCGATGCAACAAAGCCCGGCTTTTCTCGCGTTGAGCCTTATGCGCTCAGCGGTGGGCATGGGATTGGCGCTGGCGGTTTCAAACTTGATCGCTACTTCGTTGCCGATGAAGATGTTCTTGCCGGACCGGGCGAGGGCTTTAAATCCGCCATGTCTGGCGTCAATGGTGCGCGCGTCTATGTGGCAGCCATGTGCGCGGGGCTTGTTGCCGATGCTCTCGAAAAAGCTGTGAGTTATGGTGCGGTGCGGACCGCTTTTGACAAACCATTGCTTCAACACCAAGGGTTGAAATGGTCGCTTGCTGACGTGGCAACTGAGTTGGAAGCGATGCGCGCGCTGACCCACTGGGCGGGAACTTTGATTCATGAAGAGCGGGACGCCGTCACGCGGGCGGCGCAGGCCAAAAAATTTGCAACTGAACGCGCCGTGACGCTCATTGAGGCTTGCATTCAAGCGATGGGTGCGAATGGGCTACGGGAGGAGCATGGGCTTGGCCGTCATCTCATCTCAGCAAAAATTGCGGGATATACAGACGGGTCCATCGAAATGATGAACGAGCGCATCGGAGCTGCTCTCCAGAAAGAGTACGCGTCTTAA
- a CDS encoding VOC family protein (Derived by automated computational analysis using gene prediction method: Protein Homology.), whose amino-acid sequence MIGYATLGSNDLEKGAKFYDDFLGAFGGKRAFGMDRIIFWNDAKGGAMLSLCIPYDEKTATAGNGNMLALAAESTEEVDAMYKKAIELGATDDGEPGARTDNFYGAYFRDLDGNKICCFKFT is encoded by the coding sequence ATGATCGGATACGCAACACTTGGATCGAACGACCTTGAAAAGGGTGCGAAGTTTTATGATGACTTCCTTGGTGCCTTTGGCGGCAAACGCGCTTTTGGCATGGACCGCATCATTTTCTGGAATGACGCAAAGGGCGGCGCGATGCTTTCTTTGTGTATTCCTTACGACGAGAAAACGGCGACGGCAGGCAATGGCAACATGCTCGCACTCGCAGCTGAGTCGACAGAAGAAGTCGATGCCATGTACAAAAAGGCGATTGAACTGGGTGCGACAGACGACGGTGAGCCTGGTGCGCGCACCGACAATTTCTATGGTGCCTATTTCCGGGACCTTGATGGCAACAAGATTTGCTGCTTCAAATTTACTTAA
- a CDS encoding hypothetical protein (Derived by automated computational analysis using gene prediction method: GeneMarkS-2+.) — protein MIVKFDEPDPKRAEKEAEIKKLDDRSLRKLYNETRAAARAARRALNMEELYRLVRGTKTIQRIAGERGMIIRSVLPRTVRS, from the coding sequence ATGATTGTGAAGTTCGACGAACCAGATCCGAAACGCGCAGAAAAAGAAGCGGAGATCAAGAAACTTGATGATCGTAGCCTGCGCAAACTCTACAATGAAACCCGGGCCGCAGCGAGAGCAGCCCGCCGGGCGCTGAACATGGAAGAACTCTACCGCTTGGTGCGAGGGACAAAGACCATTCAGCGTATCGCAGGTGAGCGTGGCATGATCATTCGCTCCGTTCTGCCGCGCACCGTTCGCTCCTGA
- a CDS encoding thioesterase family protein (Derived by automated computational analysis using gene prediction method: Protein Homology.): MTEPIQTVQSIVNTWNCDEVGHMNVQFYVAAASDANRAFAVSHGQTGPVISSRDHIRFHRELRAGDIFAVMSGTSGTHEGRLILSHELRNSATGVLAATLTSRTDLPADLDAGPYARPSDLALPRGVPGASSLPHLQLDDQAASSLIPIYQGVVHPEHCDETGLMRQQHIMGRFSDGAAHLWQHVGFDRDTMIKARRGTVVLEMRLDRLTDVRAGTVLVGKSAMVEVMGRVLRFAHFLFDASTGALMATGEAAAVMLDLDARKTVAFSDEENARLTPYLMKVT, translated from the coding sequence ATGACCGAGCCTATCCAGACAGTTCAAAGCATCGTCAACACATGGAACTGCGATGAAGTGGGTCATATGAACGTTCAGTTCTATGTGGCGGCGGCATCCGATGCCAACCGGGCATTTGCTGTCTCTCATGGGCAAACCGGACCTGTCATATCAAGTCGAGATCATATTCGTTTTCATCGAGAATTACGGGCAGGCGATATTTTCGCCGTGATGAGCGGAACGTCTGGCACACATGAGGGAAGACTCATCCTGTCCCATGAGCTTCGCAACTCGGCAACCGGCGTCCTTGCTGCAACGCTTACCAGCCGGACTGACCTTCCCGCAGATTTGGATGCCGGGCCCTACGCGCGCCCGTCGGACCTGGCACTTCCTCGCGGTGTGCCCGGAGCCTCTTCTCTCCCACATCTTCAGCTTGATGATCAGGCGGCTTCGAGCCTGATCCCCATCTATCAAGGTGTCGTGCATCCAGAGCATTGCGACGAAACAGGCCTTATGCGCCAGCAACACATCATGGGCCGGTTCTCTGATGGCGCGGCCCACCTTTGGCAACATGTTGGGTTTGATCGTGACACCATGATCAAAGCGCGGCGGGGCACGGTGGTTCTGGAAATGCGGCTTGACCGACTGACAGATGTTCGTGCCGGTACCGTGCTTGTGGGTAAAAGTGCCATGGTCGAGGTGATGGGCCGGGTCTTGCGCTTTGCGCATTTCCTGTTTGACGCCTCAACCGGCGCGTTGATGGCAACCGGCGAGGCAGCGGCTGTCATGCTCGACCTGGATGCCCGTAAAACCGTCGCCTTTAGCGATGAAGAGAATGCCAGGCTCACGCCCTATCTCATGAAGGTCACGTAG
- a CDS encoding hypothetical protein (Derived by automated computational analysis using gene prediction method: GeneMarkS-2+.), giving the protein MNRTGLALALSTCLFLSGTALANEARYSMTETGDGFLRLDTQTGEVSHCREKAGGFSCELAADERAAYDAEIAALTERLEKLEAKTPAERAGVPTEEELDEAFGFFEKMTKRFARAARIFGEEMQSMDEELQQNPLRNESNP; this is encoded by the coding sequence ATGAACCGGACTGGGCTGGCTCTTGCGTTAAGCACGTGTCTCTTTCTGAGTGGAACAGCATTGGCCAATGAGGCACGCTATTCCATGACGGAAACAGGCGATGGTTTTCTGCGGCTTGATACGCAAACAGGTGAAGTGTCTCACTGCCGGGAAAAAGCAGGGGGCTTCAGTTGCGAGTTAGCTGCTGATGAACGTGCAGCGTATGACGCCGAGATTGCCGCTCTGACAGAACGCCTTGAGAAACTGGAAGCAAAAACACCTGCAGAGCGTGCAGGGGTACCAACGGAAGAAGAGCTCGACGAAGCATTTGGGTTCTTCGAAAAGATGACCAAGCGTTTTGCGAGGGCAGCGCGTATCTTTGGTGAAGAGATGCAGAGCATGGATGAAGAGCTGCAGCAAAACCCACTGAGAAATGAATCAAACCCGTGA
- a CDS encoding thioesterase family protein (Derived by automated computational analysis using gene prediction method: Protein Homology.) yields the protein MSLVELYRSSVQTWETDGMGHMNVQFYSEKATNALAALSLQLGHGRDEIERTGARLVAEDHHIRFLREQRPGAPIFIRGGVVEADANRLTCYFEMLNTVSGDVAATFFAHASLRSDTDRTQVPISDAMIAKAEAVKVEVPPHGSPRGLELTPPRSAPSLGDAEEMGLLTTFQGEVMRDWCVTGDFLATRRFMGIVSDSIPNLLAQTRGDDRSKDSTTGGAALEYRFVYRDAPKVSDVLTLRSGLKEVTDKTYTWAHWLFDVETGSCVATAEAVAIALDLVARKAIPIPPDMKTGLEKFVVPGLGV from the coding sequence ATGAGTTTAGTTGAGCTTTACCGCAGTTCGGTGCAGACCTGGGAAACCGACGGGATGGGGCACATGAACGTGCAGTTCTATTCCGAGAAAGCCACCAATGCGCTCGCAGCTCTCAGCCTTCAGCTGGGCCACGGGCGGGATGAGATCGAACGGACCGGCGCGCGCCTTGTTGCCGAGGACCATCACATTCGATTCTTACGGGAACAACGCCCTGGCGCACCCATCTTCATTCGAGGTGGCGTGGTGGAGGCGGATGCAAATCGGCTTACCTGCTACTTTGAAATGCTGAACACGGTGTCCGGCGATGTGGCGGCGACCTTCTTTGCACATGCAAGCCTGCGGTCAGACACCGACCGCACACAGGTTCCCATCTCCGATGCGATGATTGCGAAAGCAGAGGCTGTCAAAGTTGAGGTGCCGCCGCATGGCAGCCCCCGGGGGCTTGAACTCACACCGCCCCGTTCCGCACCAAGTCTGGGCGATGCTGAAGAAATGGGCCTGCTCACAACCTTTCAGGGAGAAGTGATGCGCGACTGGTGTGTGACGGGAGACTTTCTGGCGACACGCCGGTTTATGGGCATTGTATCCGACTCTATTCCTAATCTGCTGGCGCAGACCCGCGGCGATGATCGCTCAAAAGACAGCACCACCGGCGGTGCGGCGCTAGAGTACCGTTTTGTCTATCGGGACGCACCCAAGGTCAGCGATGTTCTGACACTCAGAAGCGGCCTCAAGGAAGTGACTGACAAGACCTATACCTGGGCGCACTGGCTGTTTGATGTGGAAACCGGCAGCTGCGTTGCGACTGCAGAGGCTGTCGCCATCGCGCTTGATCTCGTGGCCCGCAAAGCCATTCCCATTCCGCCTGACATGAAAACGGGTCTTGAGAAGTTCGTTGTGCCAGGATTGGGCGTCTAA